Proteins from one Mixophyes fleayi isolate aMixFle1 chromosome 9, aMixFle1.hap1, whole genome shotgun sequence genomic window:
- the NSMF gene encoding NMDA receptor synaptonuclear signaling and neuronal migration factor isoform X1, translating to MGTAVSKKKALRNDTISHVAAKVRAARAFGEYLSQTHPDSQNGSDHLLVQEDSPEMLQASQNKRRLSAISDSKLERSFSEEREEKTPSEGPKPRVYTISGERPMLSDHQSDSMELVVMKTGQDERQHHHHHHHHQPLQNSGSAHNISRPSKSWSGSRQNSKECPNCAKLTVPAQHSFDLEQHQANESGWRRKKLERMYSIDRVSDDVPVRTWFPKENLFTFQTATTTMQANFRKHLRMVGSRRMKAQTFADRRERSFSRSWSDPTPVKADSIHDSRESHDLQTSCTALDEECEELNWEAEREMEIMSCEGEDFIPPKIMLISSKVPKAEYIPTIIRRDDSSIIPILYDHEHATFEDILEEIEKKLNVYRKGCKIWEMLIFCQGGPGYLYLLKNKVATFAKVEKEEDLIVFWRRLSKLMSKTNPEPNVVHIMGCYVLGNPNGAKLFQNLKNLMSPYRMEFKSPLELSAQGKQLIETYFDFRLYRLWKTRQHSKLLDYDDIL from the exons AGCAGCCAGGGCGTTCGGCGAATACCTGTCACAGACTCACCCAGACAGCCAGAACGGATCAG ACCATCTCCTTGTCCAGGAAGATTCCCCGGAAATGCTCCAAGCTTCTCAGAACAAAAGgcgtctctcggccatctcagaCAGCAAGTTGGAAAGAAGCTTCTCCGAGGAGCGAGAGGAGAAGACGCCCAGCGAAGGCCCTAAACCTCGCGTGTACACCATCTCTGGGGAGAGGCCCATGCTGTCTGACCACCAGAGTGACAGCATGGAGCTAGTGGTGATGAAGACGGGACAGGACGAGAggcaacaccatcatcatcaccaccatcaccagccGCTGCAGAACTCTGGCAGCGCGCACAACATCTCCAGGCCATCTAAAAGCTGGTCGGGCAGCCGGCAGAATTCCAAGGAGTGCCCGAACTGTGCCAAACTCACAGTGCCAGCACAGCACTCGTTTGATCTAGAGCAGCATCAAGCCAACGAGTCTGGCTGGCGTAGGAAAAAACTGGAACGCATGTACAGTATCGACAGAGTGTCTG ATGATGTCCCGGTTCGGACTTGGTTTCCCAAGGAAAATCTTTTCACCTTTCAGACGGCGACCACCACTATGCAAGC GAATTTCCGCAAACACTTACGGATGGTTGGAAGTCGAAGGATGAAAGCTCAAA CCTTTGCTGACCGAAGAGAAAGAAGCTTCAGCCGGTCCTGGAGCGACCCGACCCCAGTTAAAGCCGACTCCATCCACGATTCCAGAGAAA GCCATGATTTGCAAACCTCCTGCACCGCTCTGGATGAGGAATGTGAGGAACTGAACTGGGAGGCGGAGAGGGAAATGGAAATCATGTCGTGTGAAGGCGAAGATTTTATTCCACCCAAGATAATG CTAATTTCATCCAAAGTCCCTAAAGCAGAATATATCCCGACCATAATCCGGAGAGACGACTCTTCCATCATCCCCATTCTCTAT GATCATGAACATGCAACATTTGAGGACATCCTAG aggaaATTGAGAAGAAGCTGAATGTATATAGGAAGGGCTGCAAGATCTGGGAGATGCTGATATTCTGCCAG GGGGGACCAGGGTACCTCTACTTGCTAAAAAATAAAGTTGCTACATTTGCCAAAGTGGAGAAGGAAGAGGATCTCATTGT GTTCTGGAGGCGTCTGAGCAAGTTAATGAGCAAAACTAACCCGGAGCCCAACGTGGTCCACATTATGGGGTGCTACGTGCTGGGGAACCCTAACGGAGCGAAG CTTTTCCAGAACCTGAAGAATCTAATGAGTCCATACCGGATGGAGTTTAAGTCTCCTCTGGAGCTATCTGCACAAG GAAAACAATTGATCGAAACGTATTTTGATTTTCGATTATATCGCCTCTGGAAGACTCGCCAACACTCCAAGCTGCTGGATTATGATGACATATTATGA
- the NSMF gene encoding NMDA receptor synaptonuclear signaling and neuronal migration factor isoform X2, whose amino-acid sequence MGTAVSKKKALRNDTISHVAAKVRAARAFGEYLSQTHPDSQNGSDHLLVQEDSPEMLQASQNKRRLSAISDSKLERSFSEEREEKTPSEGPKPRVYTISGERPMLSDHQSDSMELVVMKTGQDERQHHHHHHHHQPLQNSGSAHNISRPSKSWSGSRQNSKECPNCAKLTVPAQHSFDLEQHQANESGWRRKKLERMYSIDRVSDDVPVRTWFPKENLFTFQTATTTMQAISAFRGYAERKRRKRENDSAVVIQRNFRKHLRMVGSRRMKAQTFADRRERSFSRSWSDPTPVKADSIHDSRESHDLQTSCTALDEECEELNWEAEREMEIMSCEGEDFIPPKIMLISSKVPKAEYIPTIIRRDDSSIIPILYDHEHATFEDILEEIEKKLNVYRKGCKIWEMLIFCQGGPGYLYLLKNKVATFAKVEKEEDLIVFWRRLSKLMSKTNPEPNVVHIMGCYVLGNPNGAKLFQNLKNLMSPYRMEFKSPLELSAQGKQLIETYFDFRLYRLWKTRQHSKLLDYDDIL is encoded by the exons AGCAGCCAGGGCGTTCGGCGAATACCTGTCACAGACTCACCCAGACAGCCAGAACGGATCAG ACCATCTCCTTGTCCAGGAAGATTCCCCGGAAATGCTCCAAGCTTCTCAGAACAAAAGgcgtctctcggccatctcagaCAGCAAGTTGGAAAGAAGCTTCTCCGAGGAGCGAGAGGAGAAGACGCCCAGCGAAGGCCCTAAACCTCGCGTGTACACCATCTCTGGGGAGAGGCCCATGCTGTCTGACCACCAGAGTGACAGCATGGAGCTAGTGGTGATGAAGACGGGACAGGACGAGAggcaacaccatcatcatcaccaccatcaccagccGCTGCAGAACTCTGGCAGCGCGCACAACATCTCCAGGCCATCTAAAAGCTGGTCGGGCAGCCGGCAGAATTCCAAGGAGTGCCCGAACTGTGCCAAACTCACAGTGCCAGCACAGCACTCGTTTGATCTAGAGCAGCATCAAGCCAACGAGTCTGGCTGGCGTAGGAAAAAACTGGAACGCATGTACAGTATCGACAGAGTGTCTG ATGATGTCCCGGTTCGGACTTGGTTTCCCAAGGAAAATCTTTTCACCTTTCAGACGGCGACCACCACTATGCAAGC TATCTC GGCCTTCCGAGGCTATGCCGAGAGGAAGAGACGGAAGCGAGAGAATGACTCTGCAGTTGTTATACAGAG GAATTTCCGCAAACACTTACGGATGGTTGGAAGTCGAAGGATGAAAGCTCAAA CCTTTGCTGACCGAAGAGAAAGAAGCTTCAGCCGGTCCTGGAGCGACCCGACCCCAGTTAAAGCCGACTCCATCCACGATTCCAGAGAAA GCCATGATTTGCAAACCTCCTGCACCGCTCTGGATGAGGAATGTGAGGAACTGAACTGGGAGGCGGAGAGGGAAATGGAAATCATGTCGTGTGAAGGCGAAGATTTTATTCCACCCAAGATAATG CTAATTTCATCCAAAGTCCCTAAAGCAGAATATATCCCGACCATAATCCGGAGAGACGACTCTTCCATCATCCCCATTCTCTAT GATCATGAACATGCAACATTTGAGGACATCCTAG aggaaATTGAGAAGAAGCTGAATGTATATAGGAAGGGCTGCAAGATCTGGGAGATGCTGATATTCTGCCAG GGGGGACCAGGGTACCTCTACTTGCTAAAAAATAAAGTTGCTACATTTGCCAAAGTGGAGAAGGAAGAGGATCTCATTGT GTTCTGGAGGCGTCTGAGCAAGTTAATGAGCAAAACTAACCCGGAGCCCAACGTGGTCCACATTATGGGGTGCTACGTGCTGGGGAACCCTAACGGAGCGAAG CTTTTCCAGAACCTGAAGAATCTAATGAGTCCATACCGGATGGAGTTTAAGTCTCCTCTGGAGCTATCTGCACAAG GAAAACAATTGATCGAAACGTATTTTGATTTTCGATTATATCGCCTCTGGAAGACTCGCCAACACTCCAAGCTGCTGGATTATGATGACATATTATGA